The following proteins come from a genomic window of Pyxidicoccus sp. MSG2:
- a CDS encoding type 1 glutamine amidotransferase domain-containing protein yields MARIAFIVANDFEDSEFRVPYDAVKKAGHEAVIIGVEAGKELKGKKGRETIKAEKAVKQVSAKDFDALVIPGGYSPDHLRTDIGIVGFVRDFFRADKPIAAVCHAGSLLVEADVVDGRTVTSWPSIKTDLLNAGARWVDREVVEDGGIITSRNPGDLPAFSQALLRQVSGGLAPRLEEPLAPEAVSDQPPTVH; encoded by the coding sequence ATGGCGCGCATCGCGTTCATCGTGGCCAATGACTTCGAGGACTCCGAGTTCCGCGTCCCCTACGACGCCGTCAAGAAGGCGGGGCACGAGGCGGTCATCATCGGCGTGGAGGCGGGCAAGGAGCTCAAGGGCAAGAAGGGCCGGGAGACAATCAAGGCCGAGAAGGCCGTGAAGCAGGTGTCCGCGAAGGACTTCGACGCGCTGGTGATTCCGGGCGGCTACTCGCCGGACCACCTGCGCACGGACATCGGCATCGTGGGCTTCGTGCGGGACTTCTTCCGCGCGGACAAGCCCATCGCGGCCGTGTGCCATGCGGGCTCGCTGCTGGTGGAGGCGGACGTCGTGGACGGGCGCACCGTCACCTCGTGGCCCTCCATCAAGACGGACCTGCTCAACGCGGGCGCGCGCTGGGTGGACCGCGAGGTGGTGGAGGACGGCGGCATCATCACCTCGCGCAACCCCGGAGACCTGCCGGCCTTCAGCCAGGCGCTGCTGCGTCAGGTGTCCGGAGGCCTCGCCCCGCGTCTGGAGGAGCCGCTCGCGCCCGAGGCCGTGTCGGACCAGCCGCCCACCGTGCACTGA